From Pedosphaera parvula Ellin514, the proteins below share one genomic window:
- a CDS encoding amino acid adenylation domain-containing protein has product MDHSLDVFPIEDLGIPADARVKLNSELSRPEDSAGLSCKGGFKLEKNSSAEAGALCIQEMFEKQAALTPEAVAVVCQCRCLTYRELNARANQVAANLRQLNVGPEVMVGICMERSWELLVGILGILKAGGAYLPLDPSYPGSRLSLMLEDAQPLVVLTQAKLCRTLPAIGTRTICLDALPTIDEVENPSLLNFPGNVAYVLYTSGSTGRPKGVLIEHRSVVNLLGWAHELYTREELAGVLASTSVCFDLSVFEFFVPLSCGGRVILAENALELPQLPAAGEVTLLNTVPSAMAELLRTRGLPASVRVVNLAGEPLSAQLVDELYRTQPCVRKVYDLYGPTEDTVYTTCALRRPGAPATIGRPLANKQVYILNEQQEPVPVGVPGELFIGGSGLARGYLHQAQLTSEKFIPHPFSADPSARLYRTGDLATYLPDGNIEFIGRVDLQVKIRGHRVELGEIESALNQHPAIRENAVVLRNEADQKRLVGYAVARSKEHPTASELRRFLQGKLPDYMVPSTFVWLSAMPLTVNGKLDRRALPAPNCLRPELDQAYVAPKTELEKFLAGIWCNLLQLDRIGINDKFFELGGDSLQGAEFIAQVEKKLGEQIYVVVLFEAPTIARFTEYLEMHYATAVSRAFGVTHDGSPRELAGGKVNASKLVLARSLIKPLPPRSSGMESRGKAPALFILAPPRSGTSLLRVMLAGNPELFTTSELHLLNFNTLGERKAFFSGKYSLWLEGLIRTVMEIKQCSPEEAAQIIEAYEFQDLSTADMYALLQDWIGGRMLVEKTPAYGLDMEILKRAESDFENALYIHLVRHPAAMVHSFEKNHLDQVYFNYEHCFTAREVGELYWLIVNQNALEFLKNIPSRRQMQMRFEDLVADPSGIMQQMCQNFGMKFHPDMIQPYKDPDKKMLDGVHRQSKSMTDAKLFDYKSIEAKVAQQSVKTDATFLSDLTRELGNRFGYNLDDRAEVAVKEKCGNAANRGHHLIGEQRRLRQAFRERLINQQEIK; this is encoded by the coding sequence ATGGATCATTCTTTGGATGTTTTTCCGATAGAAGACTTGGGCATTCCTGCGGATGCGCGAGTTAAACTTAACAGTGAGTTGTCCCGGCCGGAAGACTCTGCCGGGCTGAGCTGTAAAGGTGGGTTCAAATTGGAAAAGAATTCATCGGCTGAGGCAGGGGCTTTGTGCATTCAGGAAATGTTTGAAAAACAAGCTGCCCTTACGCCTGAGGCGGTTGCAGTAGTTTGTCAATGCAGGTGCCTTACATATCGGGAACTGAACGCACGAGCCAATCAGGTGGCTGCAAATTTGCGACAACTAAACGTGGGTCCCGAAGTAATGGTAGGAATCTGCATGGAGCGTTCCTGGGAGTTGTTGGTTGGCATCCTGGGTATTTTAAAAGCGGGGGGAGCTTATCTGCCCCTGGATCCTTCTTATCCCGGCAGCCGATTGAGTCTTATGCTGGAGGATGCACAACCACTGGTCGTCTTAACCCAGGCGAAGTTGTGCAGGACACTGCCTGCCATTGGTACGCGGACAATTTGTTTGGATGCTCTCCCAACCATCGATGAAGTTGAAAATCCAAGTCTCCTAAATTTCCCCGGCAATGTCGCCTATGTGCTTTACACCTCCGGTTCCACCGGCCGGCCCAAGGGCGTGCTCATCGAACACCGGAGTGTGGTGAACCTCCTTGGCTGGGCCCACGAGCTCTACACCCGCGAGGAACTGGCGGGAGTGCTGGCATCCACTTCGGTTTGCTTTGACCTGTCGGTCTTTGAATTCTTTGTCCCCTTGAGCTGCGGGGGCAGGGTGATCCTGGCGGAGAACGCGCTGGAACTGCCCCAGCTCCCGGCCGCAGGCGAGGTGACCCTCCTCAACACCGTCCCCTCGGCCATGGCTGAACTCTTGCGCACGCGCGGCCTGCCCGCCTCCGTGCGGGTCGTCAACCTGGCCGGGGAACCCCTCTCCGCGCAACTCGTGGATGAGCTTTACCGCACCCAGCCCTGCGTCCGGAAGGTGTATGACCTTTATGGCCCGACCGAGGACACGGTCTATACAACCTGTGCCCTGCGCCGGCCCGGCGCCCCCGCCACCATCGGGCGGCCCCTGGCCAACAAGCAGGTTTATATTCTCAATGAGCAACAAGAGCCCGTCCCGGTCGGAGTGCCGGGCGAGCTCTTTATTGGAGGCTCGGGTCTGGCCCGGGGCTACCTCCACCAGGCGCAACTCACGAGTGAAAAATTCATTCCCCATCCCTTCAGTGCCGATCCCTCGGCCCGGCTCTACCGCACTGGTGACCTGGCCACCTATCTGCCTGATGGAAATATTGAGTTCATCGGACGCGTCGATCTGCAGGTTAAGATTCGAGGTCATCGTGTCGAACTGGGTGAAATAGAGTCAGCGCTTAACCAGCATCCAGCCATTCGCGAGAATGCAGTTGTACTCCGGAACGAGGCTGACCAGAAACGTTTGGTTGGGTATGCGGTGGCACGAAGCAAGGAACACCCAACCGCGAGTGAGCTGAGAAGATTTCTCCAAGGTAAATTGCCCGACTACATGGTGCCCTCAACCTTTGTCTGGTTGTCTGCAATGCCATTGACAGTTAACGGCAAGTTGGACCGACGTGCATTACCAGCACCCAACTGTCTACGGCCGGAACTGGATCAAGCATATGTGGCTCCGAAGACCGAGTTGGAAAAGTTTCTGGCAGGAATTTGGTGCAACCTACTCCAACTGGACCGTATAGGGATCAACGACAAGTTTTTTGAATTGGGCGGCGATTCACTTCAGGGAGCTGAATTCATCGCGCAAGTGGAGAAAAAGTTGGGCGAGCAAATATATGTCGTGGTGCTGTTCGAAGCCCCAACCATCGCCCGGTTCACGGAATATTTGGAGATGCATTACGCCACAGCGGTAAGCCGGGCATTTGGGGTTACCCACGATGGGTCGCCGAGAGAGCTTGCTGGAGGGAAGGTGAACGCAAGCAAGCTGGTTTTGGCACGAAGCTTGATAAAACCGCTTCCACCGCGTTCATCCGGGATGGAGTCCAGAGGGAAAGCTCCGGCTCTGTTCATACTAGCACCTCCACGGTCAGGAACATCCTTATTGCGCGTCATGTTGGCGGGCAATCCTGAATTGTTTACCACTTCCGAGCTGCATCTTCTCAACTTTAATACGCTTGGTGAAAGAAAGGCATTCTTCTCAGGCAAATACAGTTTGTGGCTGGAGGGTCTGATCCGCACCGTAATGGAGATCAAACAGTGCAGCCCTGAAGAAGCGGCACAAATTATCGAAGCATACGAGTTTCAAGATCTCTCCACCGCCGATATGTATGCACTCCTGCAGGACTGGATCGGGGGCAGGATGTTGGTGGAAAAAACTCCGGCCTATGGACTGGACATGGAGATTCTAAAGCGGGCAGAGAGTGATTTTGAAAATGCCTTGTATATTCATCTGGTACGTCATCCGGCAGCAATGGTGCACTCATTTGAAAAAAATCATTTGGACCAGGTATACTTTAATTATGAGCATTGCTTCACTGCCAGGGAAGTTGGGGAGTTGTATTGGTTGATAGTCAATCAGAATGCATTGGAGTTCCTGAAAAATATTCCTTCACGTCGTCAGATGCAGATGCGATTTGAGGATTTGGTTGCTGATCCCAGCGGCATCATGCAGCAAATGTGTCAAAACTTCGGGATGAAGTTTCATCCCGATATGATTCAACCCTACAAAGACCCTGACAAGAAAATGCTGGATGGAGTTCATCGCCAGTCCAAGTCGATGACGGATGCAAAGCTGTTCGATTACAAGAGCATTGAGGCAAAGGTTGCACAGCAATCCGTAAAGACGGATGCAACCTTCTTGAGTGATCTCACACGCGAATTAGGAAATAGATTTGGATATAATTTGGATGACAGAGCAGAAGTCGCCGTTAAAGAAAAGTGCGGAAACGCTGCCAACAGGGGCCACCATCTAATTGGGGAGCAAAGGAGGCTCCGGCAGGCTTTTCGAGAACGCCTGATCAACCAACAGGAAATAAAATGA